The genomic DNA GTGATCTAATTTATCTGTTAGCGTGTTTTGGTCTATACGTTGTGCTTGCGATGTCATCAAGGTCAAAGTGCTACAGATGTGGGAAAATGGGACATTTTGCGAAGGAATGTACATTGGAGAATTCAGGTGGTGCGTCCTTTGGAGGTAAGCGCGCTTCAAGCATTGTTGATCATTGGCTCTGATCTCAGGATACCTCctattttatttccatttttcaatattattgtttcACTCCACGATCTCGCCAGCTATTGAAGTCTCTTATCTCTGTGACAATTTACTACAAAATAAACTTTGTATGGCCTGGGAGGTGTGTACTTTCATAATTAAGAATGTAACAGTTACTATGGTATCAAATTCGCTTAACAGTGTAACTTTTATGAGCAATCATTAGTAGGCTTCATTTCGTGGAATTGGATTGACGTGTCCCAagcatttattttttaaaaagtattaTAATTTCTTATTGATGGACCAGAGCTTTATAGACCAagttcaatatattaaaattcagttgtaaacaaaaggcatcatctcaaggctctggggaataaatataaggatttgtatgagtctattccccagagcctcgagatgatgccttttgtttaggactgaattttaatataccgaAAGTGGGCGATTCTATTTTACGTTCATCCAAAATGATGGCTTTCTTGGTAGACACCTAACAATCTTTTTACAACATCACCTGTTCTCACTGCACTATTCAAACAACTTGTAGCTCTTATTGTTCTAGTGTGTATTCCAAGTCTGTGTTTGTTTGGTAACCAGTTTTTTTACTGAGAAGTCATTTCCCCAACACCCAGCTTGCTAACAGGGTCAGTTGTTTTTGCTAACTGTAAATGAGTGTTGTGACCTTGATAGCATGTgtattatatgtatatatatatatatatatatataatgtgaaatgacgtgataaattgatcatcagctaaaagtgctcaatgggtttaccagagctttgaatagatacgtagacttgaactaggtcaaaaacatttatttgctactccgagtttcatgcttctcacgaagcaatcatcaggcaactctgatgattgcttcgtgagaagcatgaaactcaggtATCAGGCAActctgatgattgcttcgtgagaagcatgaaactcggagtagcaaataaatgtttttgacctagttcaagtctacgtatctacatgtatatatatatatataccggtatgtatttcagagagtgcttaacTCTTAGAGGAGCATTGACAATAATAAGAAACTTGTTCAAGACTTCAGAAGTCTGAAGTCTTGGACCAGCTTAAGGTTAATAAAAAGAAAGGTTCTAGACCCCTGGGGTGTAATGTGATAATGATTGTGGAGAAAAATTGGTGTAGTAACAAATTCCCAAATCAAAACCCTTGAATACAGGCGTTTTCTGTTAAGTGTTAATTGCATCTATTTCTATTCCTAGACTTGAACTCTGATCTTTTATTCAAACCGTGAGGTTGAAGGGTGCAAAGTTGTGCACTCCACAAAGCTTCTCTTGTAAGCAGGCGATCGTTGAGGCTATTGTTTTGAACAAATTTGCAATTTGAGTGATCACAATTGCCTCACTGATCGCTGCCTTACAAGAGAAGCTTTCTGGAGTGCTCAAGTTTGCACCCTTCAACTTAACGGTTTGAATAAAAGATCAGTGAGTTCAACTCTAGAAATAGAATTAGATACAATTAGCACTTTATTTTTATCACCCTAGTGTTATCATTTTTTAGTTGTGCCAGAAAACACCTGAATTCGAGTGCTTTGATTTGGGATTTTGTTACTACACCAATTTTTCTCCACATTGCCACATTATGCCCTTGGGTGCTTTGACCTTTCTTTTTAtacggttaatttttttattttttatttttattgcattGTAAAAAATTATTAGCCTATTTTAGATGTAGTGATGAGAGatttttattccaagtattttaAACCATGTACGTGCTACACTTTTTACCGGAGAAGCCTGAAGGGCGAAACGTCTATTAAAAGTGTTTGACCACTGAAGAACTTTGTTGTTTGCTCTCTTCACACAAACTATATAGTTATACATAATTAAATATATGtcagaaatcaagtgaggccttATGCCACTGCAGATGTGAAGGATGGTGGAGGAACCTTCACTGATCAACAGGAACAGAAACTTCTTTTTTTGTGCatcacccaaggacagagaaaaatatcTGATCTGGGTGAGGATCGAAGCCATGACTTCCAGATTATATCACtgttgctctaccaactgaccTACAAGGCGGTACGGGAGCAGGCCGTCAAAGCGGGCCGGCTCCAGTTGGGAGTAGGTGCAGAATTGGCTATAACACAGAGCATAGACAATGGCACGCTTGATACATTTCCATCCCACTTCCCCCTTGCCACCCCCATTGCAATGTTCAATTAGAATAGTTTTAGAAATAAGCTCAGCTCTATGGAAAGCCAGACATGTTTCAACTTTGTTCCAGGGGAGGGATTTGCTTTATTCTCCACAGTGGCTAGAGACAGTATCCAAACAATGTCACTTGGttctttttaaactttatttgGCTCACAGTCGAAGGTCTGACTAGAAAAAAGGTCACTTAATGAAAGCTAATACAATACACGATAACATATTTGGCCCAGTTTCTCACAAGAGGGAGAAGTGGAAAAAGAGCATTattaatacaataattattgtaaggtACTCTGATAAAGGAAGAGCTGTATTAAAAGAAtgaggaaacaaacaaacaaactcattTTAGGGTTTGGGGTCAGGGTAAGTCATTGTGCCAACCATATTTATTGGTACACTAGGTGCTCCGTGGGTGTAAATTGGGTTTCCAtgtggtacatgttacacaaaaacagggggcactgagttgggtggtattgaaggtGAGGAAACAGGATTTTCCCAGGAGTAATGCTGGCTGGGCCAAtccaaaaataacaaagaaaaaaggctAGTAATCCAGTAGGTACTCCTGGTAGTAGTAGCATGGGCCCAGACTGTTTGGCCATTTttttaatccaccaatcacagccCAACTTCAAAAAGAGGCAAACTGCCTCATATGGGCCCATATTACTACTCCGGGTAACTCCTACAATGGAAGAAGCAAGCCAGGGGATCGAGCTCCAATGTGGCATATTTCCCATCATCCCCAGAGCTGCTCAGTCTGGAAACGAAACACTGCAgtagttttgtttcgttttcttggGAACGAAACATGTCTATTTTGACTTTAGGTGAGGTGTTGTGGCCAATCAAACTAGATGACTttgcaggggagtgacaggaaagacctattgtgcaacttttccattttcctgacaaaggaaaaaactgagaaattcaACTgattttctgactggattgcctatggcaacccGGCAGTGATTAGTAAGAATTTTTCAAAGGTACGGTCTTCCTCCTGTTACTAATGTTTGATAATGGTTCACAGTGCTCCAAATTAGTTGTCGTCCAGTCGTCCCAGatgaccagaaagtttaccaGGCAACcggtttttggtaaaatgaaaagcctGGAGTCCTTGATTTTGAACAACAGACAACCAAGCCAAAAATAGAAATgaattacatacatgtacactgtatgcaGCACCCGACTCACTTGTCAGTTTTCTATTGCCAATGTCTgatagtagtgtgaagttaacaataattgATTATTTTGCTGACGCTGAGCATTTTCTTGTGTGTTGATTATCTGTGGTAATTTTGAGACAACGTGTTGGCGATAGAGATTGAAGACTCCAATTTGAAAAATAATCATGCTAAAACTTAAACACGGATTTCCACAAAAATTAAACCACAGGTGCCCACTGAGAAATATGGGGCTCCAACACTCAACATTGCGTGCATTTACATTGTGTAATCATACATGTAGGTGGTTTCCTAATGGgcaaccaagcatttatcagCCCAACCATACAGTATATGGCTTTAGTTGGCCGGCTTTTGAAAGTCAGGGacaacctggaattttttttaatttcaagcaCTAGGTTTGTTAGTGACACTGTCTCCATATCTTCAAATTTAAATCAACTCTTTCCCTTTTCACTGCTGTCAATCACTGTAGTGAAATGGGTCACAAGTTCATTGCAAAAGAATTAATGTATAAATTAATGTGTTCTTAATGCAAGAGTTTGACTGAGTGTTCAACTTCATTTGTTGCAGAGCTGCAATTATTCTAGTACGGCATTGAATGAAGTAATGTCAGTCTTCTGTGTGCTGTACCCTTTTGTACctagaaaaataagcaaaacacaAATGAATGTTAAATTTACTCATTGACTCTTGAACCGCGcgccattgacgagtaaaatcgtctggtgttagagagtaaaatctatgaagtcTCACTCCTGGGAGTCAGTGGTTAATAGCAAGGGACATAATGTGGTAATATCACGCAAACCTCATGACAGTTTAGTACTGAACCAGTATACATGTTTTTGGgaaaaaacttgttttggctTGCTCTTTTGGGTGAAGGTCAATTTTTAAACATCAAATTTTTGCAtgcaaattaattaactaaGATTTCTTTTGGTTGCAGACAAGTCTTGTTATGGGTGTGGAGAAACGGGGCATATATCAAGGAACTGCcctaaaaaaaaaggtaataatATTTTTCGGGATCTGAAATTGCACCTttctggtcgccaatgcgactaaaaaattgagtactggcgACCAGAATTTCACAACTGGTCGCCAGTGGGCGACCTGCTATCAAGTTCAGAGCTGTTTGCCAACAGGTGTCTcactttttatgaaaatgaaacaagTTTTCCCGTTCACTACCTCCATAACGTTGCAAGCCGCAACGTTTTTCTCATAAAATATGTATTGAAAGAGATTCAAGGGACTGATGCGAGGAATGTAGCACAgtaacaacatggcggcttgtGTGCGACAGAACGTGACTGGTATTTCCATGGCTGAAATTTTTAACAAGCAAAGGGGCAGATGGATTTCTTTATTACATTTGAGGTCGGACATATTTTCTCTCCAAAGTGTCCGCTTTCGaaagcaaaaaataatgctCTACACATACACAAGACCGTACGGTCGTTGCTTTCTGGTATCCataaaaaagttcaaaacgtgCATTTTCAGGCGAAAACTTTTGGCGACCACAATTTGCCATTTGGCGACTAAAATTTTTTATCTAGGCGCCAGTTGCCCCCTGTATAAAAAAAATGCTGAGCTCAGttcaggtacatgtacatgtacttttattaattttatgccACATTTCATCTGATGATAGATCGTTATTACTGTCACACAGCAAAGAAATAAATTCAAAactgttcaatgaaaaaggccatgAAAACAAAATGTGATCCTAgacgggaaaacagtgaataaggtgaacGCACGCGCACGGCATGTTAGCacgttgaaacaaaaggagcgTGACTCAACACGTTAGCTGCATGTTAGTAGCCTTCCTCATTAAAGTTGGAGTTGTGAGaacactcacctcccaccaatgtgacccaggTTCGGTTCCCGGACCAACGCCATAAGTAAGTTGAGttcttgttggttctccactctgctcCTCCGGTTTTCACCCCTcggcaaaaaccagcatacagctgattccagctggctgtaagctgtgctccaaggtcacacatggacgGTATAGTGGCAGCCAAAGGCACTATAGTATGCTTttggttcgaccttgttgagctgcgttgTTGCTGTACTTACGATGGCAATTAGcgtgacaattattattattttaagacAAAATAGTTTCACTCCCTATTATGGGTTCCCCATCGATGAGTTAAGTCTTGCAAAggttattaattttattcattcattcatccattCATTGCTTTAGCGCATCGAATCTTTCCAGATCCATCAGGACGGGAATCACTCAATATCGCCGGGTTCACAGCATCTGTAAATAGTCTGTCTCTCTCAATGTTTTCAGTTACCGAAACCTGGTGAATTAGTGGAACTTTCTAGTAGAAACCATGCTTATCTAGCGTGAATAGTAACTGTTTTCAGGCTTGATTGTTCGGGCAGCAAATTAGGTGACCAAGATATTTCCTTTGCACTGATTTTACAAAGTCTGGTACAGGAATGGTGTTGCAAACGGCGTGGAGTTTCTTGGTTGACCATTTGAATGAGAAATTATTGTCATAACTACATTGGTTTCCCGACGAGCCGACGCTTGTCGTAGGTTCATTGAAAGCATCCAACCCAATAACCCACTTtatcatattataaaacataactGTGCTGTGAGGGTGAATAAGCCATATAATCTGCGACATAAAAGTGAAGCGAAAGTCCCATACAACACATTTCGATTTAGGAATTTCGTCACTTATAAATATTCGTAATATGTATttagtaattaatcaaaattcgatatattttaaacaagcatagtacaaattgtaataattatgtttattatatacgcagctgttcttgaccacaacctgtaattcagtcttgactgcgagaggttgaaataaacaaatcattcattcattcattcattcattcattcattcattataCTTGCACTTATTGGTCACTTTCAATAATGAAAGACATGTACAGGGTACCACTTTGTTTACGAACTTCAAGGTAAAATTAATATGATTAACTGTTTTAATCAAAATTAGTATTCAAGGCTTTGATAAAATCAGGAAGAGTGCACTTGGCctgttttgacaaaaaaataatcatgGACAGATggatgtacagtacatgtacatgtacatggcaATGAAGAATCTTAACTGGCAAGAGGCAGGCTTGCCCCTCATGCGGCCATTTTTAGGAGTCTCATTTCACCTTTCACCTTTCACCTCCTTCCAGGAAGGTGAAAAGTGACTTCCCTAAGAGTGACTGCATGTGGCTAGAGGCAGAAAAGCCCCAGCCAGTGATCTTAAGAGAGACTTGTGTAAATGTGTAAACATCCCCTAAACTAACAATCAACTGGCCTCTGACTTCTGACTTTTTCCTCAGACGAGTGCTACAACTGTGGCCAGACGGGTCACATGCAGAGAGATTGCCCAGAGGGCGACAGTAGAGGCAGTGATAGATCTGAAGTCACTTGCTACAAGTGCGGCAAGGAAGGCCACTTCCAACGGGACTGTTCAGAAAATGGCACAGGGAATTCTCCTGGAAGATGCTATCGCTGTAACAAATCAGGCCACTTTGCCAGAGACTGCCAAGATGACAGCCCTTCGGATACCCTATGCTACCGTTGTAACAAAAGGGGTCACTTTGCCCGCGAGTGTCCAAGCTCTGATCAGACGTGTTACAGCTGTGGAAAGACTGGCCACTTAAAGCGAGACTGCTCAGAAAATGATGTGACTTGTTACAGGTGTAATGAGACGGGACACTTTGCGAGAGATTGTCCCGAAAATTACGAGTGAGGAGGAACCCTTGCTGCACGTGGACATTCTTGGTTTGATTCCAAAGAATCACTTACAGTATTATTTTATGTGTGGGTTTTTAGAAGACTGTTGTCCAAGCATTAAGGTAATCAAGTGGAAGAGCAGGCTGGGTCTTGTTGAACAAGGCTGTATGCAAAATGCGGTCAGAAATTATAACATCCATGGGTGGATGATTCTTCAGTCTTGTAAAAATTGCAACAATTAGTATGTTTCGGTGTGAACAAATGTGTCATGCCATGATGAAATTAGCATCTTGAGTTGAAGTAATCTTAGGAAAACTCTTTTTTATGATTGTAGATGTATTTCATtctaaacaaaattcaaaattaattatGTCACTGGACAAGGTTGTTACATTGTTActaacaataatattactgtttCTTGAATTCCTGGACAGATAGCATGAAAGCAACAGTTCTGTGCCAACTAGCAAAATACAAATTCCTGCAAAATAAAATGGCACCATGATGAATTGGAGTAAATTTATTGTCCCAAGAATTGTACATAAAATAATGGTAATGAAGGC from Montipora foliosa isolate CH-2021 chromosome 7, ASM3666993v2, whole genome shotgun sequence includes the following:
- the LOC138011811 gene encoding DNA-binding protein HEXBP-like is translated as MSSRSKCYRCGKMGHFAKECTLENSGGASFGDKSCYGCGETGHISRNCPKKKDECYNCGQTGHMQRDCPEGDSRGSDRSEVTCYKCGKEGHFQRDCSENGTGNSPGRCYRCNKSGHFARDCQDDSPSDTLCYRCNKRGHFARECPSSDQTCYSCGKTGHLKRDCSENDVTCYRCNETGHFARDCPENYE